The following coding sequences lie in one Anomaloglossus baeobatrachus isolate aAnoBae1 chromosome 7, aAnoBae1.hap1, whole genome shotgun sequence genomic window:
- the LOC142246551 gene encoding perforin-1-like translates to MFFIVTLLVSVSGTSTPPPLTFACRSANVEECNKVHFVPGHTLLGEGVDIVTMQKKGSYMLNLQKVITSEETCTVCRNHYMKNAWQKLPLGVVDWMPQSTCEKKISGETSRSTSALAEESASSIQNNWEAGLELHHKVGEAKVVLAGSQSQLSQFGQSKSNGDRYTFVRHKLSCAYYGLRLSYRPPLSHDFYQRLMSLPATYDTKTQEKYRHLISTYGTHYISHANMGGEAQQVTAIRTCHATMDGVSLDELKDCLSIEASVAITGKAEANAKASSCKEMSQKANHGQSFHQAYNERTWKITGGHITYDLLSFDSKNSESASMFEKWMESLKTTPDIVSYSLEPIHNLVRFRGPQQENLRKAVSDYIMEKALRQNCSCPSGALQSHGAECSCVCQGNAHRNANCCPSKKGFAKLVVNIERASNLWGDYTSKTDAFVVLSYGSAKVQTPTIWNNDNPTWKTRFDLGVLELSTVPSLKVEVWDEDNKYDDDLLGTCTKSVNSGEKPEVCYLQHGSVSFVVRAECVPHLTGHLCRDYAASTN, encoded by the exons ATGTTCTTCATCGTCACTCTTCTGGTTTCCGTTTCCGGCACGTCAACTCCTCCTCCACTCACATTTGCCTGCCGGTCAGCAAACGTTGAAGAGTGCAATAAGGTCCACTTTGTACCAGGTCACACTCTTCTCGGAGAGGGAGTAGATATTGTGACAATGCAGAAGAAAGGGTCCTATATGCTAAATCTCCAGAAAGTGATCACATCTGAGGAAACCTGTACCGTCTGTAGGAACCATTACATGAAGAATGCCTGGCAGAAGCTGCCGCTCGGGGTGGTGGATTGGATGCCTCAGTCCACTTGTGAAAAGAAGATCAGCGGGGAGACCTCACGGTCTACGTCTGCATTGGCGGAAGAGTCTGCATCAAGTATTCAGAATAACTGGGAGGCCGGCCTGGAGCTCCATCACAAAGTGGGAGAAGCCAAGGTGGTGTTGGCCGGATCGCAGTCCCAGCTGTCACAGTTTGGTCAGAGTAAGAGCAACGGAGATCGATACACCTTTGTCAGGCACAAGCTGAGCTGCGCTTACTATGG CCTCCGCCTATCATATAGGCCACCACTTAGCCACGATTTTTATCAAAGATTAATGTCGCTGCCTGCCACGTATGATACGAAGACCCAAGAGAAATATAGACATCTAATAAGCACCTATGGGACCCATTATATCAGCCATGCCAATATGGGAGGGGAAGCGCAACAGGTCACTGCGATCAGGACGTGCCATGCAACGATGGACGGCGTGTCCTTAGATGAGCTGAAGGACTGTCTAAGCATCGAGGCCTCGGTTGCCATCACCGGCAAAGCTGAAGCTAACGCCAAAGCCAGCTCCTGCAAAGAAATGAGCCAAAAAGCCAACCATGGACAGAGCTTCCACCAGGCGTATAACGAGAGGACGTGGAAG ATCACCGGTGGTCACATCACGTATGATCTGCTGTCATTTGACTCCAAAAATAGCGAGAGCGCTTCAATGTTTGAGAAATGGATGGAGAGCCTCAAGACAACCCCCGATATTGTATCGTATTCTCTGGAGCCTATCCACAATCTTGTCAGGTTCAGGGGACCTCAGCAAGAGAACCTGAGGAAGGCCGTGAGTGACTACATCATGGAGAAGGCTCTGAGACAGAACTGCTCCTGTCCCTCTGGGGCTCTGCAGAGTCACGGTGCAGAGTGCTCTTGTGTCTGTCAAGGAAATGCCCACCGCAACGCCAACTGCTGCCCATCAAAGAAAGGATTCGCTAAATTAGTAGTGAACATTGAACGTGCCTCGAATCTTTGGGGAGACTACACATCCAAGACTGATGCCTTTGTGGTGCTGAGTTATGGTTCGGCTAAAGTTCAGACCCCAACTATATGGAACAATGATAATCCAACATGGAAAACGCGCTTTGACCTAGGGGTCTTGGAGCTTAGCACTGTGCCCTCATTGAAGGTTGAGGTTTGGGATGAAGATAATAAATACGACGATGATCTCCTTGGAACGTGCACAAAAAGTGTCAACAGCGGAGAAAAGCCAGAGGTCTGCTACCTGCAGCACGGGAGTGTGAGCTTTGTGGTGAGGGCCGAGTGCGTCCCTCACCTTACCGGCCATCTCTGTAGGGACTACGCAGCCTCCACCAACTAA